The window AGTAAAATCTCTTTTTTTTCTTATCACTATTTTGCTATCTTTTTTTCCATTTCTCCTTGAAGCAGAATATAAGGGCAGAGGTAATATCGAGGTATTTTGTGGCTCTGTTTTTAAACCGGCAATTGAAGAGATTGTTCCTGAATTTGAAAGGAGGGAAAGGATCAATGTAAATCTTCATATTGGAAGCTCAGGGACGATGCTTTCACAAATTGAAATTTCGAAAAGAGGCGATATTTATATACCGGGTTCACCTGATTTTATGATCAAAGCAGTCAGAAAAGGAGTAGTGAAAGAAGATGACTGTAAGAAAATAGCATGGATTGTACCGGCAATTGCCGTGCCCTCCAACAACCCTGCCGGGATAAAAGAGCTTTCAGACCTTGCCAAGCCAAATGTTAGAGTGCTGATAGCAAATCCTCAATCAGTCTGCCTTGGAGTTTATGCAGTCGAGCTTTTGAGGAAAAAAGGGATTTATGAAAAAGTGAAACCAAATATAATCAACTATGCTGAAAGTTGCGCAAAGACTGCTTCACTTGTGGCAATGAATACGGTTGATGCGGCAATAGGATGGTCAGTTTTTGGGAGGTGGAATTCTGATAAAGTGAAAATTATACCACTTAAAAAAGATGAAATACCTCGAATAGCTTTTATACCTGTTGCCATTACGAAATACGGCAGTAAGAATGAGCTTGCTCAGAAATTCATCACTTTTTTAGAAAGTGATTTTTCTAAAAGAATAATTGGCAAATGGGGTTTCTATTTGTCCTTTGAAGATGCCAAAAGAGATGCCCCTTATGCTTCTGCTGGGGGAGAGTATAAGCTCGGTGATTATTGATAGAGTTTTATTATGAAATACGCAACCGATAAATTATTCAGAATATCTGCTTTGAGTATCCTTTTTTGCTTATTTCTTTATTTCATAGCAATTATTCTTTCAGGTGTTACTGTTATCGAGTTTGAAAAGTTTATTAAACTGCTGTTTTCAGAAAAAATAATCTATGCCGTTAAACTTAGTTTCATTACAGCAACCGTTTCAACATTGTTGTCTCTTCTAATTGCTATACCATCTGCTTATGCGCTTTCACGCTTTAGGATTCCATTGAAAGGAATAATCGATGTAGTCCTTGACATTCCCATTATAATATCTCCGGTAGCACTCGGTGCAATACTCTTAATATTTTTCAATACGCCAGCAGGAAAATTCATCGAGCGCACAACATTTCCTTTTGTATTCAGCATACCCGGAATAGTCTTAGCCCAGTTTACAGTAGTTTGCGCTCTTGCTGTGCGTCTTTTAAAAGCCACTTTTGATGATATTGACCAGAGATTCGAGAAAATGGGAAGGAGTTTAGGATTCAATAGTTTTGCGGCATTTTTCAGAATAGTAATTCCACTTGCGAAAAAAGGTTTATTGGCATCGGCAATTCTTACTTGGGCACGTGCTGTTGGTGAATTTGGTGCAACAGTTACTCTTGCAGGCGCAATGCCTATGAGGACAGAAACTCTTCCCATAGCAATCTTCTTAAGTTTTTCCAATGCTGACATTGAAAGGGCGATGGCTGTCGTCTTTATATTGATTGCAATAGCTGTATTGATGCTTTTGTCAATCAGAAGAATAACAGGAGAGAAGCTGTTATGGTGAAACTTCAATCCTTGTCCTGCTGTGAAGGAAATTTTTTGTTGTCTGACATTAATCTTCATATGGAGAAAGGGGAATACTTTACTATTCTCGGTCCCACCGGCTCGGGGAAAACAATTCTTCTTGAGTGTATTGCAGGGTTGAGAAAAATAACGGAAGGCACTATCTATTTCAAGGGGAAGGATATTTCTCATATCCCCCCGGAAAAAAGAAATTTTGCTTATGTGCCTCAAGACTTTGTCCTTTTTCCTTTTCTGAATGTCTTTGAGAATATCCTTTTTGGAATGAAAAATGTTGATAAGGTTAAAGCTAAAGTAAATGAGTTTGCTGAAATTTTCAGAATAAAAGAGCTTTTTCAAAGAAAACCGGAAGAATTGAGCGGAGGAGAAAAACAGAGGGTAGCAATAGTTAGAGCGTTGGTTAGAGAATCCGAGCTTTTGCTCTTGGATGAACCTTACTCATCCATCGATGAGAGTTTGAGAAAAAAGTTATGGTTTGAGATGAGAGAAATTCATAATAGATTTGGCACAACAGTAATTCATATTACCCATGACCTTGAAGAGGCATACACTTTGAGCGATAAAATCGCTGTTTTAATTGACGGAAGGATTGAGCAGGAAGCTTTGAAGGATGATGTTTTTTATAATCCTGTAAACAAGACTGTTGCTTCCTTTATGGGTTTCAGAAATATCCTCAATGGCAGAATCAAAGAAATTGATAAGGAAGATAATAAAATGGTAATCGCCCTTGAATGCTATGAAGTGATAACTCCATTTTTTGAGGGTTTTAAGCTTGGGGATAAGGTGGAGTTTTGTGTATTGCCGCAGGAGATAAAGATTCTTCGCGATGGAAGAGAAATAAGAGAGTCTCTCAAGGACAATGTTTTTTCAGGAAGGATTGAAAATGTCATACCTCATGGCGTGAGTCACACGATTTATTTTAAAATAAAAGGCGAAGGTGAGACAACGGAGCAATACGACTTTGAAATAAACATTCCATATTACAATTTCTTACGGTTGAATCTTGCTGTTGGAAGTTCGATTAGAGTTGCTATGCGAAAAAATGCGATTAAAGTATTTCCCACAGGTAAATAGATTTATTTGACTGCACCAAAGACGGCATAATTCATTTTTTTCCAATATACCTGAACTTTTCTAAATCCTGCTTTGTTCAATAATTCGAGATGTTTTGTGAGGGGTGCAGGATAATCATTTTCAAGGTGGCGTCTCATCCAAAATTCGACTTCTTCTTCCCTTTCAAGATTTTTCTTCAAGAACATTTTGTAGTTTTCTCTAAAGAAAAAATTTTCTTCTTCGTTTTCTCCTGCAATCAAATCTCCATTTGCGAAGAATCCTCCGTCATCGAGCGCATCAAAGATTTTTTTGTAACACTGAAATTTAAGCTTCTCATCCTTTAAATGATGAAGAGCAAGGCAGGAATAGATACAGTCGTAATTCTCTTTTAAATTTAAGTCTTCAATTTTTTGAATTAGAAAAGAGAAGGCATTTTTCCGATTTGAAAATTTTTTTTTAGCTACATTTATCATCTCTTCGGATATGTCCACCCCGGTGATATGGGCATTTTTATATTTTTCAATGAATTTTTCCGTAACTCGTCCTGTACCTATACCTATTTCAAGGGCATTCAATTTCTTATCCTTATCAAATGGTATTGCCCTGATTGTTTCCTCAATAAGTGTATTGTAGTAAGGACTGACTTTTTCTATAAGGGAATCATATTCAGGAGCATCTGCACTGAACCTAAATTCCGAGTCGATTCTCTGCACTCTCTTCTTTTCATTCATCTTTCTATTTCTCCTTCAACCATTTCCTTGAATCTTTGCAGGTCTTCTCTGAACTTTTCTGAATTTTCGAATATGGAATCAAAGAATTTTAAAAACTCTACTTTCCTAATTTTTGTAAAAGGAGAAACTGAAAAGTTTACGCTTTGTGCATCTCTTCTCTTTTCAATTAGTCCGGCATTCAACAAAATTTGGGTATGTTTGGAAACGGCATATTGAGGAATATTTAAAGCAAGAGAAATTTTTCTTCCATTTATTTCTCTTCCAGTGAGAAGAAGAAGATTGAAAATCCTCATCCTCGATTCGTCTGAAAGGGCTTTAAAAATTTTAATAGAGTTTTCCATATTCCAAGATTTCAACCTGAAAAATATTGGCAAATCGATTTCTAATTATATCCAATCTATCAGTGAATGAATTTTACTTCAAGAAGGATTCTCATTACTCGTATCTGATGAACATTATATAGTAAATTTTCCAAGTCAAGATGGCATATCACATATTTAGTCCTCATTGACTCTATTTCTTCTACTTGATATAGATTTTCTAAATATAAGGTCTTTCATCTAACTTTTAAAATTCTGTTTTCATATGAACAAGGATATTTCAAAAGAACTTTTTGAAAAAGCGCAAAGATATATCCCCGGCGGAGTCAACAGTCCAGTGCGTGCGTGGAATGCGGTGGGCGGATATCCTCCTTTCATAAAAAGAGGAGAAGGCGCTTATATCTATGATGAAGATGGGAATTGTTTCGTCGATTATTTTTCATCATGGGGACCATTGATTCTTGGCCACTGCCACAGGGATGTTGTTCAAGCGGCTATGAGCGCAATCGAAAAGGGTACAAGTTTTGGAGCTCCTACTGAAATAGAGGTGAAGCTTTGTGAGACAATTGTAAGAACTGTTCCCTCGATTGAAATGGTGCGTCTTGTCAATTCCGGCACTGAGGCGGTTATGAGCGCAATCCGTCTTGCACGGGCATTTAC is drawn from Candidatus Schekmanbacteria bacterium and contains these coding sequences:
- a CDS encoding class I SAM-dependent methyltransferase, translated to MNEKKRVQRIDSEFRFSADAPEYDSLIEKVSPYYNTLIEETIRAIPFDKDKKLNALEIGIGTGRVTEKFIEKYKNAHITGVDISEEMINVAKKKFSNRKNAFSFLIQKIEDLNLKENYDCIYSCLALHHLKDEKLKFQCYKKIFDALDDGGFFANGDLIAGENEEENFFFRENYKMFLKKNLEREEEVEFWMRRHLENDYPAPLTKHLELLNKAGFRKVQVYWKKMNYAVFGAVK
- a CDS encoding ABC transporter permease subunit → MKYATDKLFRISALSILFCLFLYFIAIILSGVTVIEFEKFIKLLFSEKIIYAVKLSFITATVSTLLSLLIAIPSAYALSRFRIPLKGIIDVVLDIPIIISPVALGAILLIFFNTPAGKFIERTTFPFVFSIPGIVLAQFTVVCALAVRLLKATFDDIDQRFEKMGRSLGFNSFAAFFRIVIPLAKKGLLASAILTWARAVGEFGATVTLAGAMPMRTETLPIAIFLSFSNADIERAMAVVFILIAIAVLMLLSIRRITGEKLLW
- a CDS encoding ArsR family transcriptional regulator, producing the protein MENSIKIFKALSDESRMRIFNLLLLTGREINGRKISLALNIPQYAVSKHTQILLNAGLIEKRRDAQSVNFSVSPFTKIRKVEFLKFFDSIFENSEKFREDLQRFKEMVEGEIER
- a CDS encoding ABC transporter ATP-binding protein, giving the protein MVKLQSLSCCEGNFLLSDINLHMEKGEYFTILGPTGSGKTILLECIAGLRKITEGTIYFKGKDISHIPPEKRNFAYVPQDFVLFPFLNVFENILFGMKNVDKVKAKVNEFAEIFRIKELFQRKPEELSGGEKQRVAIVRALVRESELLLLDEPYSSIDESLRKKLWFEMREIHNRFGTTVIHITHDLEEAYTLSDKIAVLIDGRIEQEALKDDVFYNPVNKTVASFMGFRNILNGRIKEIDKEDNKMVIALECYEVITPFFEGFKLGDKVEFCVLPQEIKILRDGREIRESLKDNVFSGRIENVIPHGVSHTIYFKIKGEGETTEQYDFEINIPYYNFLRLNLAVGSSIRVAMRKNAIKVFPTGK
- the modA gene encoding molybdate ABC transporter substrate-binding protein, with protein sequence MNLLQKNKVKSLFFLITILLSFFPFLLEAEYKGRGNIEVFCGSVFKPAIEEIVPEFERRERINVNLHIGSSGTMLSQIEISKRGDIYIPGSPDFMIKAVRKGVVKEDDCKKIAWIVPAIAVPSNNPAGIKELSDLAKPNVRVLIANPQSVCLGVYAVELLRKKGIYEKVKPNIINYAESCAKTASLVAMNTVDAAIGWSVFGRWNSDKVKIIPLKKDEIPRIAFIPVAITKYGSKNELAQKFITFLESDFSKRIIGKWGFYLSFEDAKRDAPYASAGGEYKLGDY